A segment of the Streptomyces sp. NBC_01235 genome:
GGTACGCGCGTACGGAGGGCATCCGGGACCACTATGAGGTCGAGGAGTTCGTCGAGGGAGCCGTGTGCCACTTCGACGGCCTGATGCGCGACGGCGAGATCCTCTTCCTCAGCGCCGCCCGCTACCTGGGCAACTGCTTCGATCTGCAGTACGGCAAGGAGGCCCTGGCCTCGGTCTGCATCGACGATCCTGTGCAGGTACGGCAGATCCACGAGTTCACCGAGCGGGTACTGGGCACTCTGGGGCTGCGTGACGGGTCGTTCCATCTGGAGGCGTTTCGCACGCCCGACGGTGACCTCGTCTTCCTGGAGGTGGCCAATCGTCTCGGCGGCGGTTACATCAGGCGCCACTTCCAGGAAGCGTACGGTCTGGACCTGTTGGCCGAGTCGATCGCGGTGTGCATGAACCTGCCGTCGGCCGTGGAGAAGGCCACGACCCACCTCGATCTGCGGGCAGCCGGCCGCGGAGTCACCGGCTGGGTGCACCCGGCCCTCCAGGAAGACGCGTTGTGCCAGGTCAAGCGCATCAGGGGCTTGGACGTCTGCCCCGATTCGGTGATCTATTCCGAGATCCCGGACATCGGCAAGGTGTTCAACCGGGTTCCGGGATTCTTCGTCGGCTCAGGCCTGTTCATTCTGGCGGGTGAGACCACCGAGTCGATCGAGCGGGACGCGCTCGGCATCATCGAGTCCTACGGGATCGAAGTCCAGCTGCTCGACGGGTCCGCGGTACTGACCGGCCCGGCGGACCGCTAGTTCGAAGTCGATCATTGTGCTTTCATGTCCTCGGCGGGTGCGAACGGTTTGTCAGGCACCGTCGCCCCACTTCGCCGATCCCACAACTCACGAGACCCCGCGGTCGGCCTGCCATTTTCCTCCCTGTCGAGTTTCAAGAGGAACCATGACCTTCGCACTGATGTTTCCTGGGCAGGGCTCGCAGTTCCGGGGAATGGGGCAGGACCTTTTCCGGAGCTATCCGGGGCTCACGCAATACGCGTCCGACCTGCTGGGGTACGATCTGGCCGCGCTCTGCCGGGACGATCCCGATGACCGGCTTTCGAGGACAGAATTCACCCAGCCCGCCCTGTTCACCGTGAACGCGCTCCACTTGTTCGAACGCGAGCGCCGCGAGGAACGCCCCGCCGACTACTACCTGGGGCACAGCCTCGGCGAATACAACGCGCTGCTGGCAGCGGGTGTGTTCGACCTGGAAACCGGCCTGCGGATCGTGCGCAGACGTGCCGAGTTGATGGCTGAGGCGGTCGGCGGCGGGATGACCGCGGTGATGAACGCCCCGGCAGCCCGCCTGACCGAGATCTTCGCGGAGGACGACGTCGAGGGCGTCGACATCGCGGCCTTCAACACCGACGCCCAGGTGGTGATCGCGGCCTCCGCCCAGGCGCTCGAGGCGGCCCATGCCGTACTCCGTGACAGGGGAGTGAGATTCGTTCCCCTGCGGGTCGGCGGTGCCTTCCATTCACGCTACATGGAACCGGTGCGGGCGGAGTTCTCCCGGTTTCTGCAGGGGATCGTCTTCAAGGAGCCCCGGGCTCCCGTCGTATCGAACGTGACGGCCCGCCCGCACGCGCCCGGTCAAATCCGTGAACGGCTGGCCGAACAACTCGTCGAGCCGGTGCGCTGGACCGAAAGCATCCGATATCTCATGTCGCTGGAAGACGGCCTGGAGCACCAGGAGATCGGCGGCAAGGATCTTACGCGCATGGTGGCGCACATCAGAGCGGAGGGCTGAGGAAATGCTCAGGACAGAGAAGATCAGGCAGTACATGGAAGAGCGGTTCCTGGTCGATTTCGGTGAGGACGTGACCGCGGACACCGATCTCTTCAAGGCAGGCGTCATGGATTCCTTTGGCTATCTGCAGCTGATGGATTACCTGGAGACCGAGTTCGGTGTGAAGATCGCATCGGACGAGATACTTTCCAACGTCTTCGTGTCGCTCGCCACGATCGACGCCTTTGTGGCCCACAAAATGGGCGCGGACGTCTAGGTAGGGGAAACCTGCGTGTGTGGAATAGCCGGCTTTGCGTCGTCCCGCCTTCCTGGTGAGGAGATACCCGGACGCATCGCATCGATGTTGTCGTCAATCCAGCACAGAGGGCCCGACGAGGCCGGCTACTACCTGGACGACGGTGTGGCAATGGGGACGGTCCGCTTGGCGATCATCGATCAGGCATCGGGTTCGCAGCCCATGGCGGATCCCGCCGAGCGGTACTGGATCTGCTTCAACGGCGAGCTGTACAACCATGTGGAACTCCGGGCCGAACTCAGCGGGTTGGGCAGGCCGTTCCGCACCAAGTCGGACACCGAGGTCGTACTGCAGGCGTGGATCCAGTGGGGGCCCGGGTGCTTCGCCCGTTTCAACGGTGCCTTCGCCCTGGCGATTCGTGACACCCGGACCGGGACACTGGTCCTGGCCCGCGACAGATACGGCAAGCGGCCACTCTTCTACGCGGAGCAGGACGGTGCTCTCCTCTTCGCCTCGGAGATGAAGGCGTTCACGGCCTACCCCGGGTTCCGTCACGAGTTCGACGCGCGGGAACTGGCCTCGGTGTACGCACTGTGGGCTCCGCTGCCCGATCACACCCCGTTCAGGGGCATCAGGCAGGTGCCGATGGGCGGCTTCCTGACGATCGCGGGAAGTCGGCGCACCGTAGCGCTGTACGAGGAACTGCGCGTCGACGGCCCCGCGTTCGAGGGCGACGAGAAGGAGGCCGTCGCCTTCGTACGGGAGACGCTCCGTAAAAGCGTCGAGGTACGTCTGCGCAGCGATGTCGAGGTGGGCGTGTACCTCAGCGGCGGCCTCGACTCCTCCATCGTGACGAAGCTGGCGACGGAGCTCTCCGCACATCAGGTACGTACGTTCTCCGTCGAGTTCGAGGAGAAGTCGTTCGACGAGTCGAGCAGCCAGCGGCTGGTGGCGTCCCATCTCGGCACCCTGCACTCGTCGCTGCCCGTGTCGCACCGCGACATCGCCGACGCCTTCGTCGACGCGGTGTGGCATGCCGAGGTGCCGGCCTTCCGGACCTCGTTCGTCCCGATGTACCTGCTGTCCCGGCATGTGCGGGACGCGCGGATCAAGACGGTGCTCAGCGGCGAGGGGGCCGACGAGGCCTTCCTCGGCTACTCGCTGTTCCGCGAGACGATGCTCCGGGAGTCCTGGAACGACCTGCCGGAGGACGAGCGGATCCGCAGACTGGGCGGTCTCCACCCGGAACTCGCGCACTTCGGCTCCGCGCGCAAGGCCCATCTCCTTGGACTGTTCCAGCAGTTCAGCACCGAACGCGTGCCCGGACTCTTCTCGCACGAACTGCGTTACCAGAACGGGAAGTTCGCCACACGTCTGCTCAAGGACCCGGGAGACCCGCTGGAGCCCATACGGGAACTCGTGCGGAACACACCCGGATACGACGGGCTCACCTCCGTGCAGAAGGCGCAGTGGATCGAGTACAAGACCCTCCTGTCGGGATACCTCCTGGCGACGCAGGGGGAGCGCGCGAGCCTCGCCCACGGCGTCGAGAACCGCTGCCCCTTCCTGGACCCCGCCGTCGTACGCGCGGCCGCCTCCGTGAACCTCCGCTACGACGACGGATACGACGAGAAGGCGATGCTGAAGAAGGCGTTCTCCGATGATCTTCCGCAGTGGACGGTCAACCGGCCCAAACAGCCCTACCGGGCGCCGGGAAGCGCGGTGTTCAAGGACCAGCGCCCCGACTACCTGGAGCTCCTGCTCTCGGACACCGAGCTCCGCAAGATCGAATGCGTCGACCCCGTCTTCGCCGGAAAGCTCGTCGCGAAGATCATGCGGACGCCGGTCGAGGAGATCAGCACCAAAGAGGACCAGGCGTTCGTCTACCTCCTGTCGACCGCGGTCCTCAACCGGCAGTTCGTCCTCGGCGAGGAGAGACACATGGCAGCGGCGGCGCGGAACGCGCGGATCGGCCGGATGAACCTGCGCACGGTCGTGGACCACCGGCGCGGCGGTGTCCCGGTCGAGGTGGCCCGATGAGCCGCCGCGATCCTCAACGCCCCGTTGACATCGCTGTCATCGGCCTCTCCCTGCGCTTCCCGGGCTCCGACTCGCTCACCGAGCTCTTCGGGCATCTGACGGCCGCCCGCTCCCTCATCACGGAGGTACCGGAGCGGCGTTGGCCCAAGGAGCGGTACTTCGGCGACCCAAGGGGCGGGGCCGAGAGGACGAGAAGCATCTGGGGCGGCTTCATCGACGACGCCGAGTGCTTCGACGCGGCCTTCTTCAACATCTCGCCCCGCGAGGCCTCCACCATGGACCCTCAGCAGCGGCTGACGATGGAACTGGCCTGGAAGGCCGTCGAGGACGCGGGATACCGGGCGAGCGCGCTGGCCGGCACGAACACCGGTGTGTTCATGGGTGTCTCCCACTCGGACTACGCGGAGATGATGGAACGGGACGCGGCGAAGATCGACGCCTACCTGCCCACCGGAACCGACTTCGCCGTGGTCGCCAACCGGGTCTCGTACTACCTCGACCTCCATGGGCCGAGCGTCGTCAACGACACCGCCTGCTCCAGCTCACTCGTCTCCGTCCACCAGGCCGTCGCCGCCCTGCGGAGCGGGGAATGCGACATGGCGCTCGCAGGCGGCGTCAACCTGGCCTGGTCGCCGAAGCTGTTCGTCGCCTTCAGCCAGGCGGGGATGCTCTCGCCGACGGGCAGGTCGCACGCCTTCGACAAGGGCGCCAACGGGTTCGTCCGGGGCGAGGGCGGTGCCGTCCTGATGCTCAAGCCGCTGGCCAGGGCCGTCGAGGACCGGGATCCGGTCCATGCGGTGATCAAGGGATCCGGCACCAACCACGGAGGCCGGACCAACTCGCTCACCGTCACCAACCCCGCGGCTCAGGCGGAGCTGATCGAGGGCGTGTACCGCCGCGCGGGAGTGCCTGTCGACAGCGTCGGCTACGTCGAGGCCCACGGCCCCGGCACCCCCGTCGGGGACCCCATCGAGGTACTCGGCCTCAAGAAGGCGTTCCAGCGCCTGCACGCCGCCGAGGGCACCCGGCCCCGCCCGGGGACATGCGGCATCGGCTCGGTCAAGACCAACATCGGCCACCTGGAGTCGGCGGCCGGCGTGGCCGGGATCGTCAAGGTGATCGGAGCGCTCGCCACCCGGACGCTGCCCGCGACCGTGAACTTCACGGAGCCCAACCGGCTCATCGACTTCGACGACAGCCCGTTCTACGTGGTACGCGACACCCAGCCCTGGGCCGCCCCCGGCACCGCCCCGGACGGCGGCGTCCTGCCGCGGCGCGCCGGTGTCAGCTCCTTCGGCTTCGGCGGCACCAACGCGCACTGTCTGCTGGAGGAGTACGTCCCGGACGACGAGCCGGCCGCGGCGGAGGACGGACGGCCCCAGGTGTTCCCCCTCTCGGCGCGTACCGAAGCCCAACTGCGTGCCGTGGCACGGCGACTGCTCGACCACCTCGCGGGACCGGTCCCCGGCGACGAGGCCACCGCCCTGCTCCGGCCCCGCCAGGCGCTCGCCGACATCGCCTACACCCTGCAGATCGGGCGCGAGCCGATGCAGGCCCGCCGGGCCTTCACCGCCACCGGCCGACAGGAACTCGCGGACGCGCTCCGGGCGTTCCTGGACGGCACGCCCGCCGATCCCGACGTCCACGGCAGCGCAGGGACGCCGGTGGCGGAGCCCACCGGGGTCCTCGACGCGGCACGGGCCTGGGCACAGGGCGAGACGGTGGACTGGCAGGCGGTGCGTGAGCGCGCCGGATACCCGCAAGCACGGCGTGTCCGGCTGCCCGCCTACCCCTTCGAGCGTGTGCCGCACTGGTTCACCGTCCCGGACCGGCGCGAGGCGGCCGCCGGCACGGAGCGCGCCGCCCTGCATCCGCTGGTGCACCGGAACACCTCGGTGCTGTCCGGGCAGCGCTTCAGCTCCACCTTCACCGGCGACGAGCCCTTCCTGGAATCCCACCGCGTCGACGGCGTGCGCGTCATGCCGGCGGCGGCCTATGTGGAGATGGTCCGCGCGGCGATCGACCAGGCCGTGGAGCGCGACCGCCGGGAGCCGGCCGCCGTGGTCCTGAGGGACATGACGTGGCTGCGCCCCCTCACCGTCGGTGACGAGCCCGTAGAGGTCCATGTGGAGCTCTCACGGGAAGAGGACGGAACCATCGCGTTCCAGGTGCGGCAGGACACCGCACCGGACGGCGGCTCCGGTGCCGTGCACAGCCGTGGAGCGGCCGACATCCGTCCGCTCGACGCCCCGGCCGTCGTCGACCTCGACGCGCTGCGCACGGCCTACGACACGGTCGCGGTGCCCGACGTGTACGAGGGACTGCGTCGCCAGGGCCTCCAGTACGGGCCCGCCATGCGAGGGCTGCGAGAGATCCACCGCGGCGAGGGCGGGCTGCTCGCGCGGATCGCACACCCGGACGAGGCCGGCACGGGCGAGGGCCTGATCCTGCCCCCGAGCGTGCTCGACGCCGCCTTCCAGGCCTCGCTGGCGCTCATGTTGGCCGAGGCGTCCGAGCCGTCGCGGGACCCGGTCCTGCCGTTCGTACTCGAACAGATCGACATCGCGGGCCCGTGCCCGCCCGAGACATGGGCTTGGGTCCGGCGCGCTGGGAGCAAGGGCATGGTGGACAAGTTCGACATCGACCTGTGCGACGGCGCGGGCCGGGTGACCGCCCGGGTGAGCGGCCTGGTCCAAAGGGCCGTCGGAGCCCGGGCGGCGGCCCCGCACGGACAGGACGTCGTCACGGCCACCCCCGACTGGGTGCCCGTGCCGCTCTCCCCGCGAGGGGCCGCGAGCGCCCGCCGTACCGTCCTGCACGGCTACCTCGCCGGTGCGCGGGTCTCCGGCACCGCCGACACGGGCGGCGCGTCGTTCGAACGCCTGCCGCGGGTGCGGCGCACCCAGGTGGCCGACGGCGTGGGGGAGGTGCTGGACGTCGTCTTCGGCGCGCTGCGGACCGTACTGAGCGGCAGACCGAAGGAGGACCACCGCTTCGTCGTCCTGGTCGACGACCGGGTGCCGCGACACTTCCACGCGCCGCTCACCGGTCTGTTCAGGACCGTCGCCCTGGAGAACCCGGCGGTTGGAGGACGCGTGGTCCGGGTGGCGGGGCTGGACACCGCCGACGCGGAACACATCGAGCGGATCCTGCGCGACGAGGCCGCCGACGGGTCGGCCGACGCGGAGGTCCGCTACGACGCGGACGGCTCACGCCACGTCCGGCGCGTCGTGGAGAGCGCGGAGCGGGTCCGGGGCCCCGAGGCGCCCGCGCTGAAGGACGGCGGCGTGTACTGGGTGACGGGCGGCCTCGGGGGCCTGGGGCGCCACGTCGCGCGGTACTTCGCGCGCCGGGAAGGCGTCACCGTGGTGCTGAGCGGCCGTTCGGCATCCGGACCGGACACCGACGCCGCGCTGCGTGCCCTGCGCGGCGAGGGAGTCGACGCGCACTACCTGGCCGTCGACGTCACCTGCGCGCAGGACGTGGCAGGAGCGGTCCAAGCCATCGTGCGCGCCCACGGCTCGCTGGACGGTGTCGTCCACGCGGCGGGTGTGCTGCGGGACGGGTACGCGTTGCGCAAGGACCACGAGGACCTGCACACCGTGCTCGCTCCGAAGCTGGGCGGAACGATCCACCTCGACGCGGCGACCCGCGACCTCGACCTCGACTTCTTCGTCCTGTTCTCCTCCGTCGCGGGCGTCCACGGCAATCCGGGACAGTCGGACTACGCGGCGGCGAACGCCTTCCTCGACGCCTTCGCCGGCCACCGCCAGGCTCTCGTCGAAGCCGGCGAGCGCACCGGCGCGACCTTCGCGGTGAGCTGGCCGCTGTGGGCCGAGGGCGGGATGACGGTCGACGACGTGACGCGCGCGTCGATGCGCGAACGGCACGGCTGGGAGCCGCTGCCCACGGAGGCGGGCGTCCGCGCGCTGGGACACGTACTGGCCCATGGACCCCACCACGTCGTGGTGGCCTACGGCCGCGACGCCACCCTCACGGACACCGTCGCGGCGCCGGAACCCGAGCGCACGGCAACGCCCCGGGACGAGGCCGCGGCGGACCGCGTCCCGCTCCCCGAGGACGGCCTCCGCTCGGGCACGACGGCGCTGCTGACGAGGCTCCTGGCGGAGGTGCTGCACCACGAGCCGGACGCCGTCGACCCCACCGTGAACCTGGTCGAGTACGGGATCGACTCCCTCGGCATCCTCGACATGACCGCTCGTCTCGAGCAGCTGTTCGGCCCACTGTCCAAGACGATCTTCTTCGAGTACCTGAACGTGGCCGATGTGGCCGGGTACTTCATCGCCACCCACCGGGAGAAACTGGAGAAGGTCCTGGCCGGACAGGACGCACCGCCGCCGCCCGACCCGCCCCGGGAGGAGGCCACTGCCCCGCCCCGCCCCGTCGCCCCGCGCGGAAGGACGGACACGCGCGAAGGAACGGACTCGCGCGAAGGGACGCAGCCGCCCGCCGCGCCCGACGACCGCCACGACATCGCGATCATCGGCATCTCCGGCCGCTACCCCGGAGCCCGCACCATGGACGAGCTCTGGGCGCTCCTGGAGGAGGGGCGCGACTCCTTCGAAGAGGTCCCGCGCGACCGCTGGAACCACGACGCCATCTACAGCCGCGACCGGGCCGAGCCGGGCAAGAGCGTCATCCGCACCGGCACCTTCCTGCGGGACATCGACACGTTCGATCCGCGCTACTTCCGCATTTCCAAGCGGGACGCGGAGCAGATGTCGCCGGAGGTCAGGCTCTTCCTCCAACTCGGCGTGGAAGCCCTGGAGGACGCCGGGTACTCGCGTGAGCAGATCCAGCGGCAGTACCAGGGAGATGTCGGCGTGCTGGCCGGCACCATGAGCAACCACTACGGCCTGTACGGGTTCCAGAACGGCCTGGTGCGCGGTGCCCGGCAGAGCGGCAGTTACAACGCGACGATGCCCAACATGCTCTCGTACTTCTATGGGCTGACCGGACCCTCGATCTTCCTGGACACCATGTGCTCGACGTCCTCGACGTGCGTGCACCAGGCCGTGCAGATGCTGCGCGCCGGTGACTGCGAGATGGTCGTCGCCGGCGGTGTGAACCTCCTGCTGCACCCGTACAACCTCATCACCTCCTCCCAGGAGCACTTCACGACGGCCACCTCGGACGTCATCCGCAGTTACGGTCTCGGCGTCGACGGAACCATCCTGGGCGAAGGCGCAGGCGTGGTGGTCCTCAAGTGCCTCGCCGACGCGGAGCGGGACGGCGACCACGTCCACGCGGTCATCAGGGGAACGGCGATCACCAACGCGGGGACGCGCAACGGCTTCACCGTGCCCAGTGTGGCGATGCAGGCCCGCGCGGTGGAGAAGGCCCTGGACGACGCGGGCGTGGACCCCCGGACCATCAGCTATGTCGAGGGGCACGGCTCCGGGACCTCGCTCGGCGACCCCATCGAGGTCAAGGCGCTGACCGACGCGTTCCGCGCGTCCACCGCGGACACCGGCTTCTGCGCTCTGGGCTCCGTCAAGTCCAACATGGGGCACCTTCTCGCGGCGGCGGGTGTGGTCGGTATCGCCAAGGTCGTCCTGCAGCTCCGCGAGGGCAAGATCGCGCCCTCGCTGCACAGCGACGATCTCAACCGGGACATCCCGTTCGGGGACACCCCCTTCCACGTCCCACGCCGGCTCACCGACTGGCGGAGGCCGGTCACGGTCGTGGAGGGGCGGCGCGTCGAGCACCCCCGCCGGGCCGGGATCACCTCGATCGGCGCCGGCGGGATGAACTCGCACCTGATCGTGGAGGAGTACACGGCCGCCCCGACGGCGCACCACGACGGGCGCCACGAGCTCTTCGTCTTCTCGGCGATGACCGACGAGGCGCTGGAGACCTACCTGCTCCGCTTCCGCGCGTTCATGGCCACGCGGGACGACACCGACCTGGCGTCCATCGCCTTCACACTCCGCGTGGGCAAGAACGAACTGCCCCGGCGCTGGGCCTTCCTCGCCAAGGACCACCGGGGTGTCGTCGAGGCCATCGACCGGTACCTGGCGGGAGACCGCGACGTCGAACGCGCCCTCGTCGGGGACGGCCCGGGAACCGCGGTCGCACGGGACACCGGCATCGCCTGGACCAACGGCCGGAGCGTCGACTGGACCGTGCTGAGCGACGGCCGTGGACTGCGCCGTCTGCCCCTGCCGGCCTACCCCTTCGCCGAGGTCCGCTGCTGGGTGGAGGAGGACCCGGACGCCCCCTCGGTGATCGCACCGCTGGCGTTCCGGGGCGCGCTCCACCCCTTCCTCGGGCAGAACGAGTCCGACCTCGACGGGCTGCGCTACGGGCTGGACGTCCACCTCGACGACCTCCTCGACTACGGGTACCAGCAGGACAAGGAACCCCGCATCGTCCCGACGTTCGCCGTCGACGCGGCGTTGGCCTGTGCCCGTGTCTCCGGGTTCGCGGGCAGTGCGCGGATCCGCGGGCTGCGGCTGCCTGGGCGTATCGACTGGGCCAAGGCGGCGCGGCTCGTCACGACCTTCTCGGCCGCCGGCCGGACCGGCACCGGCACCGTGTTCGTCCAGGAGGAGTCGGGCACCCGTACACCGGTCGCGGGGTTCACCGTGCACGCCGGCGACGGCCCCGACGCGGAACGCTGGGGAACCGTGCCCGGTCTGGGCACCGACGAGCTCGCCCGCGAGGCCCTCGGCGTTCTCACCCGGGCGCGGTTCCTGGCGGAACTGGCGGAAGGAGGGATCGAGCGCCCGCAGATGTTCGACGGCGTCCAGGCGGCGTACTGGCTGCCGGGCGGGCGCCTGGTGTTCGACATGACTGCGCCGGACTTCCAGCAGAACCACGTCAAGCGGAACGTCTGCATCGAGCCGTCCGTCCTGGCGGCGATCGCCCACGGCGTCCAGCTCGTGGCGAAGCGGGCCGGTGTGCCCCGCTGGGCGCGTCTGGTGCCGCACCGGATCGACGAGGCCGGTGTGTCGGCCGACATCGCCGACGTGACCCGCGTCGTCTTCGACCTCACCGCCGAGGACGGCGGACTCGGCGGACGCATCCGGCTGGTGAACCGGACGGGCCGGCTCGTCGGCGAACTCACCGACGTGTGGTGGGGCGACGAGAACGCCGTCGTGCGTCAGGACCGGGCCACCGGACGGGACACCCCGGCCGCCTCCGCGCCGGAGCCCGACAACGTGGCCCGGCCGGCCCCCGCGACCGAGGCCCGGCCCTCCGACACCGCGGCCGTCGCCTTCGTCGCCGACGAGCTGCGCGCCCTCGCGGCGGGCATCCTGGGCTTCGAGCCGGACGAACTCGACACCACCACCGGCTTCTACGCCTTCGGCTTCGACTCCGTCACCCTGGTCACCCTCGCCGACCTGGTGCGTGAGCGGTTCGGCGTGCCGATCAGCCCGGCGGTCTTCTTCGACCTGGACACGCTCGACGCGCTGGCAGGGCACCTGGTGGAGGAGTTCGGGGAGCGGATCCCGTCAGGGGAGCGCCCGTCCCCGCCGGAGCGCCCGTCCCCGCCGGAGCGGGTGGCCCCCCGGACCGTGGCCGGAGAGGACGAGGAGCCGGCCGAGCGGCCCACGGCACCGACCGCCGCGGCACCGACCGCCGCGGCACCGACCGCCGCGGCACCGACCGCCGCGGCGTCGGCGGCTGTGGCGCCGCTCGCCGTGGCGTCGGCGGCTGTGGCGCCGCTCGCCGTGGCGTCGGCGGCTGTGGCGCCGCTCGTCGAGGCGCCGACCGCCGCGGCACCGCTCGCCGAAGCGGCGGACGCCGCGCGGACGCCGATGCCCGTCGCGGTCGTCGGCGCGGCCGGCCGCTTCCCCGGGGCCCGCGACCTCGACGAGTACTGGACGAACCTCGTC
Coding sequences within it:
- a CDS encoding ATP-grasp domain-containing protein, with protein sequence MASKEHVVHVGFADQDAAVIDFEKYDVTLLLDAFAASRLPEDVRRRFARVGILALPRRVDLDDYDRASEQMIALVREFSRDLGEPSAIVGLYENTTLPAARLREEFGLPGTDVRTTLLFRDKVLMKQALNGVVRVPRYWDVDAATPTAELEDIAAGLPGKVVLKPRSQAASFGIEIFDSAGDFLRYARTEGIRDHYEVEEFVEGAVCHFDGLMRDGEILFLSAARYLGNCFDLQYGKEALASVCIDDPVQVRQIHEFTERVLGTLGLRDGSFHLEAFRTPDGDLVFLEVANRLGGGYIRRHFQEAYGLDLLAESIAVCMNLPSAVEKATTHLDLRAAGRGVTGWVHPALQEDALCQVKRIRGLDVCPDSVIYSEIPDIGKVFNRVPGFFVGSGLFILAGETTESIERDALGIIESYGIEVQLLDGSAVLTGPADR
- the fabD gene encoding ACP S-malonyltransferase; translation: MTFALMFPGQGSQFRGMGQDLFRSYPGLTQYASDLLGYDLAALCRDDPDDRLSRTEFTQPALFTVNALHLFERERREERPADYYLGHSLGEYNALLAAGVFDLETGLRIVRRRAELMAEAVGGGMTAVMNAPAARLTEIFAEDDVEGVDIAAFNTDAQVVIAASAQALEAAHAVLRDRGVRFVPLRVGGAFHSRYMEPVRAEFSRFLQGIVFKEPRAPVVSNVTARPHAPGQIRERLAEQLVEPVRWTESIRYLMSLEDGLEHQEIGGKDLTRMVAHIRAEG
- a CDS encoding acyl carrier protein codes for the protein MLRTEKIRQYMEERFLVDFGEDVTADTDLFKAGVMDSFGYLQLMDYLETEFGVKIASDEILSNVFVSLATIDAFVAHKMGADV
- the asnB gene encoding asparagine synthase (glutamine-hydrolyzing) codes for the protein MCGIAGFASSRLPGEEIPGRIASMLSSIQHRGPDEAGYYLDDGVAMGTVRLAIIDQASGSQPMADPAERYWICFNGELYNHVELRAELSGLGRPFRTKSDTEVVLQAWIQWGPGCFARFNGAFALAIRDTRTGTLVLARDRYGKRPLFYAEQDGALLFASEMKAFTAYPGFRHEFDARELASVYALWAPLPDHTPFRGIRQVPMGGFLTIAGSRRTVALYEELRVDGPAFEGDEKEAVAFVRETLRKSVEVRLRSDVEVGVYLSGGLDSSIVTKLATELSAHQVRTFSVEFEEKSFDESSSQRLVASHLGTLHSSLPVSHRDIADAFVDAVWHAEVPAFRTSFVPMYLLSRHVRDARIKTVLSGEGADEAFLGYSLFRETMLRESWNDLPEDERIRRLGGLHPELAHFGSARKAHLLGLFQQFSTERVPGLFSHELRYQNGKFATRLLKDPGDPLEPIRELVRNTPGYDGLTSVQKAQWIEYKTLLSGYLLATQGERASLAHGVENRCPFLDPAVVRAAASVNLRYDDGYDEKAMLKKAFSDDLPQWTVNRPKQPYRAPGSAVFKDQRPDYLELLLSDTELRKIECVDPVFAGKLVAKIMRTPVEEISTKEDQAFVYLLSTAVLNRQFVLGEERHMAAAARNARIGRMNLRTVVDHRRGGVPVEVAR